atttttaccaTTGTATTTACAGCAAAATATTCACGGTGGATATGAATTACACAAAGACTGAGAAATCCAATCTTGCCTACAATACAAAATTTTAAGGTTTAAaagacaacacagacacaaagacacaaagacaagaaacagGATGGATCCGGATTACTGCAGTTTATTGTACTATTACGGAAATTCAAAATTCTTAAACAGAAATGGTATAAACGGAATTTCAAAATTCTTATACAGAAATGGCATAAACTTATGCTCATGACAAGCAGATTTAACGTAAAAGTAAACCACACTCTTATCcctaattacattttaaatatccaTAGCAGCCCTTCTCGTAGTCAAAGGTTTGAATCTTGATACTTAAAATTGTAATTCAAGATATACAAAATCAAATTCTTACTGGTAGAATTTGTATTTCAAGACAGCTCAAGTTCAGgttaaagtttgttttactaCTCAAAACTACAGTCACACTTtactctctgacttccctatattaaatatattatattccctatatgtttattatttctaatgCTCAGACTGTTTCCCTACTAGTAGGAtttgtttcttcagtttttacagtaatttcaatcttgtttaaataattaatttatttcagaataaCACAAAGATCGAGCATTATGGGATTCCaatgtttcttcttcttaaaaatgtatatagaaGACTTTTCAAAATCCAGTTTTATTCTGTCCAGTCTCTTtactataaaaaagaaaacttctcATTACATGATATTTATCCCCAGTTAACCTTATCTTACTCCAGTCCAATCACGTCTGAGGAAAAGCTACAGGGTATATCATAAAGAGTGTAGATTTTCCTCCTCCATGCCTCCACTTAATTTGACCAATATTACCAATTtatgaagattaaaaaagatttaaatttttaagaTGAAAGGGTACATATTCCAtcaatatgtgtgtttttgatcatttaagAGGGATGATTCAAAATGACTGAAATCATATTCATATGCAGCCGCTTAATTGTATTGAAAATCTCTTGCAAAAATTTGCCATTGTGCTTTGTAGTATGAATAGTGATGCAATCTGCAGAAATACaacgcacaaaaaaaaaagaagaaatcaacATCTGagcaaaatgttattttctcagtttcataAGTTCAAATCACTGCAGATATGCAGTAAATGTTGACTTGCAGTGGATGATTATTTACGTTTCATTACAGTAAGGAGtctgttgaaaaaaatgtttcatctcaTTAACACTATTTGAattgactgtaaatgaacaaaAGTGCTACTACCCACATAGACAAACAAGCTACATTTGATCTTCACACCTGTTTCCTTTACAGCAAGAGAGAACTCGATTTATACATGTATCTGGCACTAAGAAGTGCTTGGCTTTATCCCAGAGAAAGGCACTGGTGCCAAGGCTACACAGTGTTAAGTGCAGCTTCCTGTATGTGTTGTTGCCAGCCAGCTTGTCAGTAGTAAATACAGCGTGTGTGGTGTATGGGAATGTGGGCCATTTCTTTGTGGTGCTGCTTGGCGTAAACCCACAGGTAGAAGTCGATGATTACGGAGTTGATGTTGCAGGTTTGTCCATCTCGCTCCTGCACCACCTTCCAAAGATGCTCTTTGATCAGCTCCACACTCCAAATTGAACAACCTCGGATCTCAACTTCTTTCCTTTCACCCGAACACAGCAGCTCACCTGACAGAAATGGGAGACAAACATAAGACATACAGAGTAATTATAACTTAATTGTAATTATGACTagagaaacacatgcacatgctctCCTATCTAACCATTGCTCAGTGTCTCCTTCAGTGTGTCAGAGTATCGTAGTGCTCCAAGGTAGACGAGAGCCTGTGGGACCCTATAATCTGCAAACATAGTGAGCCAGTCCATGTTAATGAGATCTCCCTCTCCTCTGGCCTCCATGATGCCCCATAAATCTGCAACCAGGATCTGGGCTCGCTTGTAGAATGAGATTCTCTTCCCCTAAAAGAAACAGGAGTGCAACACAGTGCTCATGCTTTATGTGCCATTTGCTTGAATatggttgtttgttttgaaacCATGATTAGTCattaacatgcaaaaacaatatattgGCAACAGTGCATGTGCACTGAGCATAATTTTCTCCTTCACTGAGGATTGCATTGGAGGTCTTGCCATGCTGTCTTTGGCCAGGAGATGGAACTCTCACATCACAATTTATTATAAGTTCCTCAAATGCATATATTTATCTTACATCAAATACAGTTCTTATGTGCATTCCAGTTATTGACTACATTTAAACTACGGTGTGTCTATTTATCTGTACTGTCCATTTATTTGACATACTATTAATTCAAAAGGTAAACTGAAGAAAGTTATGGCTTTTAATCAGTAAAATGAATACCCTTAACACCATAAAGCTATAGTTATGATTTTATTTGTCTGTAAATGGAAACCTGCAACcagaaattattataattttagtaTATaagatgtgttaaaatgttcaaTCATTCTGTCTTGTTTGTGACACACACTAAAAACTAGACAAATCAACAACTAGATACAATTTTTGATAACCTGAATTTGGcagtgacttaaaaaaaaataacattttaaatatgatggtaACTACAACCTCGTACATAGCTTCATCCCTGTAGGATGGGATCTTCTTCACAATGAGCTCCACCATCTTCCGGGCGTCATTCCCAGCTTGGCTGATAAAACTGTGGAAGCTTCCACCGTTTTCAAGCAGCACGCGGCCGCCCTCAGTCAGCACCTTGTTAGAAAGACACAGTATGTGATGTGTTCAGATTTAACAAGAaaaatgagatgagatgagagatGCATACTTTAAATTTCCACTTAATATATAGGAAATAACAGTTAAGTTAATAATGAAGCGctgatggaaaacaaatatatgaGCTACACTATCAGTTTCCTTAGTTAATTTGAACAAATATGCAGAGAGATGTTCAATAATATGTTGTGGGTTGAAATTTCATACAAAtaaagctgcaaacacacaggttCCATATATAAAGAAGGCAGAAGATACAATGATATAATCTCAGACAATTTGTACAACACAGGGATAACGGTGCACTTGTTTCTCATTcaatgttctttcttttttaatgtattgaTTAAAGGGATGAGATGATACATTTTTCTATGTTTGTCACTCAACTGAATAAAacaagcttttgttttgtgctgcaCAACTGCAACTACAGAAGTGCCAATGATTATACTTTTGGACAGTTTTAAACAGAAAGTGGAGGGCACATTCTCAGGCATCCTTACTTTGACACTCCTAAAGATGTATCTAATTGGAATACGTAAGATCAACTAAGCAACCTGTAGATTTAGTGTATCATTATAACCCTGGTGCCATAGCActggaaaattaaaataatgatgttAAAACCTGGTGCCGCTCCGTGAGCATTGGCATCGGTGTTTCATTGTCAGATCGAAGGACATGTCCAAGCTCCTCTACACTTATCTTAGAGAAGTACTTCGGATCAGTAATGGGTATACCTGAGGATTAAGGAGAAGGGAAGCAGTTAGAAGGATTTATACTTGGAAAGGAGCTACCGGAGAGAAAGAGGACTTTCTACAACAGAGTTTTTACCTTTGCAGCACTAGAAAACCCAAATACAACTCCACAGAAGCCAATTCTTGCAAGGTGAATCTCAGAAGGGATAGTACGAATGACCTGAGTTCAGGCTGTCAACCTGTCAGattcacactttaaaaaaaagctcttaGGTTTTTTTCTGAGAGAATCTCTTGTACTTATAAACGCCAGAGCAACCACACACTGAGAACACTATTCCATATGTGACAAAATGGATTAATATCTGGAGTcattaattaactaattatgaaggatgcacatgcacatgcaaagcTACAATAAACTTAACAGCAGTCCAAGTTCAACTAAAAGGCCCATATAGCAGCAGTGCTCAACAAAACTCACAGTataaaggaagagaaagagacatcAAAACAAGCTTGAATGAACCAATTTTTCTTCAGAGACAAAAGTATGAAGATAAAACCTACAAAAAAGGCGTTATTAACGACGAAATGTAACGTGCTAGTGTATGATCCTTCTCATTCTTCAtaactcttattttttttttctcataactctttttaatgtctgtaaaaatgtttcccAACAAATATAAGTAACAGCTCAAATTGAGACAGTCATATCTGGGACTGCTAGATCAAAAGATGTGAGATACTTCCAaccgtgcacacacaaaattctGGCATCCACGCATGGTACTGTACAGGCTCTCACCTTCTTCCATGGCCCTGCTTATGGCAGCACACAGGGTCATGTAGCCTGTGTACGTGGTCCCTTTATAGGTCACCTCACACTGCTGAGATTCTTCCTCTGGCCAAAAGGAGAAGTTCATGGTGTCTACCACAAACACCCAGTTCAGGGCCTGTGGTGTTGACAGATATCAAGTACTTTAAGAGAACGGAAAAGGCAGAAAACCTGAGAGATTTAACAAAAGGCTCAAGCAGTTAGAAAATGAGCAGTTAATATACCACAATGTTTTTTAGTTTCACCAATTTTAACATtatgttacattatttattttagtaaaattCTCAGTTTTCCACTAAGATATATGCATATAATAATAGGggttcatttttttattctgaatgtCTGTGTAAACTTGATGATTCCTGATGAATCATTCGTTTAAACTGGGATTTAaccactttttatttcattgtgctTTTAAGAGTTTTCACTAAAAATAGAGTCTTGCCTACTTGCCTAATTACCAGTAAATATTAAGAATGACAAAATCCTGTTTTTATCTAGGGCTGCAACTAAAGTTACCTAATTGATTCATTTGccaaatgtaatatttctgtcatcttcagaaaaatctaaaattgtaTTTAGCACTCTGTGTGCTGACATACTCCCCTGGTCAGAGGTGGATGCTGGGGCCAATGGATTTGCATTCTTCCAGCCACTGGCAGTCAGATCGTCACTGTGTCGGAGAGTGAAGAGCATCTCTGCCACCTTCTGAACCCCTTGCTCTTCCACAAAAACATCCCTACTGTGCTCTGCTATGAACTGGCCAGACTCACGGGGAAGCAGAGGTGTTTCCATGATGAATACTGTAGCTTCAGAAGCACAACTTTAGAAATacatgaagacaaacacacatgcgtAACTACAAATGCATTTCCTACCAGTGCCAAGATAGATCTAAGGAAGTATATATGAAAAACACTTATCTTTTCCagcactttaaaacacattccTGCAAAATAAACCTAGAGTAGATTGGTTTTAATCAAAGACATTCAGACTTCAGGGGCATCTTCTATGAGAACGTACGGGTGGGTGGAGGGGGAGTGTGAATGTCAGTGCCCTTTTCATACTGAAACACCAATATCCTACATACACCTCGGGGGAAGTGCCATTTTAAAGATGATCTCTCTGCTTTATTAAATAATTCACAATGAAAAGGCATCATCAAGATGGTCGAGATATAATGAGACaagattgttttatttatttatctttttaaactttgcatGGCTTTACAGACTAACTCCGTGACATAGCTTCCAGTGGAGAAAGTTAACTAAGTACATGTACCCAAGCACAGTTACAGGAcactttacttgagtatttttattataagcTGCTTCCTCCTTGACAAAATATTGTTACTTGTAATGATGAATTAATATTTGCACTAGCTTAATGTTCACTATCTTTGTGTATGTAAGAGAACAGAAACTTAACCCAAGAACAAGTAGTGTATTAATAAGTTatagtaaaacaatgaaaattatatcagtgcaaaacTTTGCACCCCCCTTgatagatatttttaaaattaactttcatttctgatgaaggaacatttgtaattGCTGAACGTATATACATTAGTTATTatgtttcatgaaaaaaaaacatttcacccaACTGTATACCTTAGTTGTTAATCAACTTTCAATATGTAACACAGCTCTAAAATATGATGCActattatacagtaaattaaaaatacttagCTATAGCTCAGTGTCTGCTGTTTACAGTTTATTGTATCATTAAGaatgatataaataaataaataaagttgaattgataCATATTTAGTGGTATAAAATATATCGCTTACAGAACAATTTAGCCTTAGTAGTTTGTACTAATTCAATAATTAGTAATTTTACTTGTAATTGGTTGTTTTCAACATAGCACTTCTTTCTccattgaaataaaatatttgtatactGTTAATTTTCACAGTAATGCAGGAGCTCTTAGACCAACTCTTCTATAGTCCTTCTACAGTCTTTTCAGGGATGGAATACACTCTCATCTGATGTAGGCTTTAATAGTAAAGTGCTCCACCATAAAAGCCCTGCACACACTAGTAGCTATATCTGACCAACCCTATTATTAAAAccgaaaaaactaaattatatcCTTCCCTGTTTACCTCTAAAAGCTGCCCAGTCCCTACCATCAAGTGTGTTAATGATGCCTTCTCTATCAGGCTGATAATAAATGGGATACAGTGACGCACAAACATAGTACCCTActaaatgaaatatattttaacaccGTTCTATGGTGAGTCACGTGTTTTACTCTCCGCTGTGAAAGAAATATGGTTCACATATAATAACGAGAGAGCCGTGTTGTTAGTGGGTTTGTTAGTAGCACAGTTATCTCACGTTTCACCGATAAACCCCATGAACAAAGTGCATGTGAGAAATGACTGTAGTAGCCACACACCGTCACCAGTAACATTGGTCCAAATGAGCTTTAAACAATGAAGGTTTTTCGATAGAACCTCCCTTTCAACCACCATGAATCTATTCGTACGTGAGTTAATCGATGGTTTATTTAACCTATACCGCTGAAAACAGATGCAGTAACTTACTTAACTTGCTCGTGATGAATCGTGTCTCCACTACCTGGTTTCCAGCTGCTAGCCAATCAGTGCCTCCCCTGTGAATTCATCGAAGCAGATCGACCAATCGCAAAAAGCCAGAAGAGGAAACCCGAAAAACAATATCCGCTCATtctatatattaaaaacatatataaacatgtataaaaaaattgattttcttAATGGCAGAATGCTATAAGTGTGGGGTTTCTACAAGGGGCCATTATTGACATTCACTGTGGGCTACATGTGGTTTCCTTACTTGTCTAGAAAATATATTATTCAATTATAAACTcggaaaataataataaattaaattaactgaCTGAAAATTAAGTGGACACCATTTTGATGATCTATGATTGATTAAATTTCCTTTTGAGATTAAGTACTTCCACCTTCTCAAATATGAATTTTAGCTACTTTTTACTcttaaaattaaaggaaattCAATTATATTTAGGAAATTTGAATAGTTAACTTGAATTATGGGGTGTAATTATAGACATTTTAGGTGCTTTCATATACTTCATTTGAGTTCAAACAACAAGATGGAGGAACCATTACAACTTATGTTAAAAGTTTACCCTAATCAAGTTATATCTTTTCATAAAAGAGGCTTTTTACAAgatagttaaataaaaaaacatcacttaaAACTCCTACTGAACAGCAggtaaagtaaaaactaaagttTTTGGTCTTAATTTTAAAGTATAACATGAAGAATGCAAAGTAGTTCAGTAAAAAGTggcatctttatttattttacagtttgacaATTTAAAGTCTACAGCATGGAGAGTACAAGTGTAAGAACACAGGAATTTCCAGGAACAAAATAGACAAGTTAAATGGAATATGTCAAATCTCCAGTAAATGTCAAATTCAAAGTTAGCCAATTCCTCCAGACTTCTTTCATTACACAACTACCACAGATATTACAAATTATTCACACTGCCCTGAATCTGTTGTGTACAAGTCCCAACTTAATCACAAAATCTATCCTCAAGAGTACAATTCCCCAtatctaaaacaaacaaatagctcaatataaaaagaaaacgtATCTTACATTCTGTATGTTGCACAAAGTGGTAATGTggtacaagtgtgtgtgaagacacacacacactgacatgcaCTCACATGTACACACTTAGGACAGATTTAAGTCAAAGACACTAACATACACATTATGTTTACTTTTGCCTCTGAAGAGaatgaatattttaatagttgtgttagaaaaaagcaaaaaaaaaaaaaaaaaagcaagtgtATCTCAAACTAATGAACTACACTCTTAAAAATGCAGCAcatctacattttcttttatgcaCAGGAATGTTCgacatttatttcattacaaaatacaaaaataaagtttaaaaaaaaaaaaaaaaaaaaaagacacccaCAATCCAGAATAATAGTCTGTAGGGTATGTGTTGGACAGGGAAAAAAGGTTGACGGGGAAGGGGCAATCTGAGTCTGCTTCAATCAGAGTCTCCTGGGTCTACAGACAATGACCAGAGTACTGCttcacactgaaataaaaagagtgtaaaaataaataacgcAGGAAGACAAATGCAATTCAAAACTTCGTGACAGTGTAAATATATAGCTGCACAACTATGTGAGGACAAAAAGGGTGCGggaagagagacagatagacaatagcagagaagaagaaggacaCGAGTGACagaatgaggaagaggaaagaggGGTGTGGTTAGTCTGTGTCTAAGCAGGTGCAGCACACTGATGGGAAGGGGAGGAAGGAAGACGAAGGGAGGGTtagtttccatggcaacactATGCTACTCAAGAGACAGTGGCGGCAGGTCTGCAGCTGTATTAGCATTCAGGCTAAGCTAGGATAGCATCAACAAGGAAGTAGTGTGTATTATACGTGCCTACTGGTTGCCAAGGGAGACAGAAGAGAAGAAGCCTGTGCTATTTGGCAGACTGTGATTTGTTGTCGGTTGATctaactaaaaacaacaaaatcactAGTCttccacacagcagcagccaggGGAAGAATCAATCCACTCCCTGCTTCACAGTGAAACGGCTTAGATGGAAAATAGACATTGTGGATTTTCTTTCCCCCCCCTCTACTAATCATACTCGAATGGCCAAATGTGACAAAGAAACATGTCAATCACACAGACCGTTTAAGAAAATGCTATGCAATATTTATAAGTATTCAGTTTGCCTACTCCTTCACAGCCATTTCATgtaagaggaaggtttgttgcAACTAGTCGCAAGTTGCATGGGGAAGAAAGGAAGGGGGTTAGTCAAGAAGAGACAGCAGGCAACAGAAATGTCTAACCTGATGAAAAGTGTGTTAACTAGCATTATGATGCAattacagaaacacatttgtaaccttaaaaaaaaaacaataatgcttTACTATTGTTTTGGCTGGCTCAGCAGATTTAATGAAAGCATCTTAAGCATCTTTACTTCTTTTTAGCTTATATAATTGTATAACACTGCACTTTCTGGGATGGGCTACATCACACATTTTATGATGCACTCACACAGAAGTGAGCTCAGGACAGGTAAAGAgcacacaacatttttattgttttaatggaGGTTTTCAAAGGGTTTCACTAAGAGGAAAAGCAAGTAGGATTGATAAGTAGATCAGATGGGATAAATGGTTTAACATCAACTCAAGAAATTTCTATATGTAATAAAACAGCAATCATCCTGAGGGTGGGTCAGAACTTGCCTGTTCTGTAGAAGGTACTGGGCATTCTGGATCTGATCCTGAGTACCAGTTATGGTAATTATTCTGTCCTCAGAACCTTCCAGAGGTTCATCGATCTTGATGGAGGCTCCAGACTCATGTCGGATCTGTTTGATCCGCTGGCCTCCCTTACCAATGATTGAACCAGCCAGCTGTCAGTGGGGGTATAGAGGTgtagtgaagaaagaaaaacatgcaggGAAAAAGATTTGAGTTACCGGGCATATTTGCATGTAGCATTTACAATCAAAtcgttgaaaaaaaaaaaaaagaacttgactgaaatatttataaaaaaacaacacaaaaaatgtttcaagtattttaaatgtgtaaacatgGTGTATAATATGTGAAActgttacttttaaaaaaaaattttttatttcactaagGCTCTGCATGTTTAGTGTGggtgaaaaaagtaaatgtgtggGAAACAACATGCCTTATTGGTCCCTATGACTGACATACACCATGTAGTAGTAAGTAGTAGCAATGCGCAAATAATTATACAGATGATATAtaggatatttttaaaaaatgagaaaatgcagATGACATGATCACACATGGTTATGTACTGTGTTTTACTCGGTCTCAGTCTTGTCATATCAGTATAGTGtggtaagaaaacaaaacaggtcTTCGACAGGACAGTTTGTCATGCTGCTCTCATTTACTCACATCTTTAGGAATTGTCACTTGTGTGGTGATGACAGGGCCACCCATGTCATTGTAGGAGCCACGTCCACCTGATGACAAGAAGGGGATAGGTGAGGGTCAACAGTCAGCAGGGTAAGAAGAAAGGGGAGTAAAACCAAAAATCAATACTTGGCTGTCAACATTATCACACGAGGCTCAGCAGtttgggggggggaagaaaaaaaaaaagaaaaaaaaaaa
This window of the Channa argus isolate prfri chromosome 11, Channa argus male v1.0, whole genome shotgun sequence genome carries:
- the qng1 gene encoding queuosine salvage protein, giving the protein METPLLPRESGQFIAEHSRDVFVEEQGVQKVAEMLFTLRHSDDLTASGWKNANPLAPASTSDQALNWVFVVDTMNFSFWPEEESQQCEVTYKGTTYTGYMTLCAAISRAMEEGIPITDPKYFSKISVEELGHVLRSDNETPMPMLTERHQVLTEGGRVLLENGGSFHSFISQAGNDARKMVELIVKKIPSYRDEAMYEGKRISFYKRAQILVADLWGIMEARGEGDLINMDWLTMFADYRVPQALVYLGALRYSDTLKETLSNGELLCSGERKEVEIRGCSIWSVELIKEHLWKVVQERDGQTCNINSVIIDFYLWVYAKQHHKEMAHIPIHHTRCIYY